The DNA sequence GCGCTTGTTAGCTCTTTCTGAGCGCCGGGGTAAACGTTGCGAACGCCCATTAAGTAAACCGCTTAATGACTCGTGGAGGCGCTTGGTAGCATCGAAACGACACAGATGGTTCCACTAGTTTCAAGGGTGAAGGTGTTTCTGGAAACTTCCTGAATATATTCTGGAACATTTTGCCCAGTGTGGTAAACATATGTATAGGGCAGCACTTTAAATACAATAACACCGAACCCCACCAAAAAGCAGCACCATCGATTAGATGACCCTTTAATTGTTCATGATGTTTTGCCTTTAAATACGTACCCCGCACTATTTTTGTTGCAACTGTAGAAGCTTAAGGCGTATATAATCTGGCTGCAGGCTGGTGCGCAACGCAGAATTATCCGTACACTATCCTTTCGTATATATTTGAAAGACAGAATCATATTACGAGCTTAAAAACACTGCATCAATCTAATACTTTGTGTGCACTTTTAAGCTTACCTTTGCCTGCTTGCGGACTGTGAAATGGAAATGGCAGACCTGACACTGAGGGTCCACCGTTCGCTGAATCCACCGCTCCAGGCAGTCTCGGTGGACGAAGCCAATGGTTCCTTGATAAACAGGAATAATTTTACACTTAGACACGGTCGGCAACGGCTGTACCGAGTGCATATTAAACGGGCACATGCGATTGCATGCCATGATAAACCAACACTTTACGCTTTTAAGATTTGCCTTGCAACGGGCTGATCGCGCTATAATATGTCTTATGTCGCTTACATTTCGAGCTCCTTAAAAGATAACGTTTATAAAATGAGCATAATTTTTGATAAAACAAGCAAAAGGCAGAAGAAATTCGTAGTTTatatattttgtatatatatatatatatatatatatatatatatatatatatatatatggcaaggATAAATTATATCGACGTCTGTGGTAATGAGCGGCTTTATAAGTATTGTTAAGGGGGCTTGTGGCTGGGCTTACCCATAACTCATAGTCTAATTATGCTGCCATTGCACCGGCAAAACTATTTTGTCACGCGCTCCGGTATGGCGCGTACATTTGTAGATTTACTGAACCCTTGACAGTGAGATGAGAACATTAGAAAAGAGAGTATGTCATTTAACAAGCAAAACTACAAGCTAGAGCGCTCGCACAGACTACGCTTGCGGAAGTGTTGCGCTACATACATCTTTGAATTACTATAGCGTTATCACAGGGTGAAAGTGAAGTAAGCGACTCACGGTGATGGTGTACCAAAAAAATGGGTCAGTAATCTGCCATCACGTGGTGGGTGTCCCTACGTCTTGGTGTCTTGCTGGCCACGCATGCAATCGCTATGCCGCTAAAGGGGTGCCAAGCTACACAGCCGCACTCGCGTTGCCGCGAAGCGAATTGACATGACCTAGACGGTCGCCTGAAATGAAATAGTATGCGTCATCTGTCGTTTAGAGTAGCTGTTAAACGAAAGATTTCACGAAATCTTCGCCAGaacgcttatttttgccaaacgCGCTGAATCTGTCGTAATTTTCTGGGTCTTAAGCTTACGTGCTATGCAACGCTCCTGCAtagttcatagtttttttttttacggaagaACCTTAGTGCAGTCACGCACGGCCGCACTGGAACGCTAGCAGCAGTGCTCGCATCCCAGCGCGCCCTTAGCGGAGTGTACTGTAGGAGGAAGCCGCCGCGGTGTAAGCGTGCAACGCGAGATCTTGGTCACCCCCAAGAGCGGGCTGTATAATCTATGTGCGTACGTGCACATTCAGGCGGGAAACGACGCCAATGACATGAGGGAGGCTGGAATGAGCATCCGCGCAGCTGCTATCACCTATAGAAGAGCACAAGTTAAACGCTCACCACGGCAGTTGCAGGGCTCCAGCAGCGGCTGCTTCGCGTCTCCGAAGAAGCAGATGCGGCACGTGGGGGAGCCGTCGCTGCTGTTGCTAAGACTAAGCGACTCCGCGGACGCACGACGTTGAGAGGCTGACGCCGAGGAGCGGTCGTCGAATGCCGGCGTCGTGGAGTCTACCTCCTGGGGCCACGACGCGTACGTGGCGTCCTGCTCGGCTGAATCCGCAGCGGTGCCCAGCAGAGCTTCCATCGGTACTATGGCCGAGGGAGGAGATCCAGTTGAAAGTGCGCCGGAGGAAGAGTGGACGCCGCTGCCGTGGTCCAAGTCGCAGATGAACGCCGAAGGCGCGACCGGTCTGATGCCGCAGTTCCCGGAGCAAGCCATCGGCGACGCTCCCTCTTCAGCCAGGTGACTCATGACCACTAGTGGAAGGTGTTCTCAGCTCTTTCGTCTCCCGCTTGCCTGCCCTAGATGAGCGACGCAGAAAAATCGAGCAGAACGAACGTGCGTGGGCTGCAGGAAAAGCTTGCTGCGTGCACGTGCCTATAGCTGATCTTCGTCGTCGTTTCAGCTTTGTGGAACGTCGACGCGTTGTCGCTCTCTTACATGGTCCAAGTAGCGGCTAATGTTGTTGCATCTCGATTGATGTCACGTGTGATAGAAGGGGCAGGCGAAACGGGAGCGTGTACTTGGGGCCGGACAAACTTCTTAGGCAGTGGAGGGAAAGCTATCGAGGACAAGCACGCACGAGTGAGACTTTTCCAGAAGATAGTGCGACGTTCGCATTCGCGCTAGTTAGCGCGAATGTGAACGCGCTAACTAGTACATTAGCATCTCATTTGACATTAGCATCTTTTAGCATCTCATTTGAAACTACGAGATGATACAAAATACACCACTTACTCCTGAATTTGGTATAATTTTCAGGCTTTCTTCCTTCCGGGTTTGGCGAAATGTGAAATTATAGTGACGAAAACTTGCCTGGTAGTTCTCAAATCGTTGTGATGCAACCGTGAAAAAGCCCGAAAGCACATGCCGGGTTTTTTAGCCACGAATTTTGCTTCCGTTTCGGCAGGTGCTTTAAAAAATTATAGAGACCGGCGCTCAATCGAGCCAAATTTGGTTTCGTTAGTTCAGTTTTCTTTCCGAGCCTTATTGTTACTAATGCTTTAAACAGCAGGAATATTCTCGCGAATGCACTTTTGTCTGCTGGCCAGCTAGCAGTGAGCAATAGCCAGCTCAGAAGGTCTGAAGTTGATCTTGACACGCGTTATGCCGCGACACGACATGTCGTTTTGAGAACGGGCTTTTGTCTTGTGGCGTAAGCAAAAGATGCTGTTTTCACATTCAACGTGGTAATTTGTCAGTTTCCATGCCAGCAAGGAATTCAGGAGAAACTGCAAAGAGCAGTCACTTCGAAATTGGAGCATTCAACTCACACACATAGCCACAAGGTTGTTTTCAGACACTGTGCATGCAGATACATTTCGTTATAACTGATTCAACTTGTTTCCATGTGAATTTACACTAATACAAATGGATTTGCTCAAAAATAATCATCGCTGAATTTCGGAAACCTGTTGGAAGGAGCGCAATTTGCTTCGCCTACTGGTTGCTCACTTGTCACGTTCGTGCGTTTCAGAGGAGTGTAAGACCCTCTGCGGGAAACGGGTGTCTGCTTTGTTTCCAAGCCCGTGCCCTGCTTCAAATGCTACGTGCTACTCACGGCGAACAAGAACAAGCTACCTTATCACCCGCATCAGCAAACGAAGAAGAGTGGCGTACTCGAACTTACAAATGGAGCTCTCATTTGCTTTTATACCGAGAGACACAGACGAAGTAACTTTACAGTTTTTTTTACTTCGTTTTCTCACTAAACTGTATTAGTAGGTAGCTTCTGAAAGTAAAATAAAGCTATTACCTATATATTGTGAGATGTTATGCCGTTATCATACCATCGTCGGCATAACGTCACCGTCATTTCGTCATTCTGATGTCATTGGTATCATTCCTTCGTTGAATCATTACTCCGGCGTCATCATCCTATGGTTTTCACGCCGTCGTCATCACACGTTATACCATCATTGCCACTCCAGCGTCATCTCATGGTCGCCATGCAGTCATGATCAGGCCGTTATGGCTGTCCCATTTTGCCGTAGTGATTCCAGTGCCGTATGCCATTGACGCCATGCCTTCATGGTCATTCCACTGTCGTCACTGCGCCGTCACCATACCGTCATCTTCATGTCGTCACGGTTGTTCCACCGGCGTCATTACTTCGTCGTCATGCGTGTCATGAACTTAACCGAGTGCAATTCCAACGGGAATGTCTATTTTGGTCATGTGTTTTCTTCTATCGCAGCCGGCCAATACCACCGCAGACTATCCAAGCACAGTAGTACTTGTAGCACTGCGAACACCATTTATGGCTACAGCCGCCTCTGTAGGTCTGTTGTCCTTAAAGACTGTAACAGTGCTTTTGTGGTCCTCAATAGCGATGATTTATAGCATCCTTCATTTATTTGGTCTATTTGGTTCTTGGTTCAACTCACACTCTCGCGGTTGCGAGCGATAGTCTTTGTAAGGTATAACGGGTACAGTCACACAGAACTTGTTGAAGAATCACCTCGCGATCCCAGTCTTAACACGAGGCGTTTTCGGTCCATCCTATTCGAAAAGAAAACGAGTTTGTAAATGTCGCTCCCAACCATAGCCGGCAAAACAGGGTACCCTCGCGTCGACATATTACAGGAGGGATGCGAAGGGACACTGCAACACATCCGGTATTGTGACTATAAGAGTGGGGTAAAATAAAAAGTGTGTAGGGATAAAATAAAATACGCGTTAGGAGAGCGTGTTAATGTGACTACGCATTGTGATGTGAATACATTGATGTGACTATTTGACGGAGTTGATGCAACGAGGGCCAGGAGTTGACGCATTGCGCAGACGCACCATGTAATTCCGAGATCGAAATAGGTTCGTGCTGCTGCGCTTATCAGAGTAAAGTTGCGAGCGCCGCTACAGCAGAGTTCTTAGAAGCGGAAGCGTCGGCCACATCCAATTTCTTGATGTTACGGGACAGTGAAGGGGTGAATATGCGCGCCGGccgccgccatcatcggcaagctccaacttcaagacggcggcagcaccgtccgtatcaagtggttcccggcgcacgccggcgagtgtgcatcctcaccgaaccacaacgagatggcccatacggcggcgcgagcgcttaccttccgcgcccccgaaagtgaccgttccgtgtggtggttcgaaaccaaggacagattgacgaGTTATGCAGAAGTagccaagtgttaccgcttagctcgatggacaatgccgcctccccacccggcactcaatCGGGACGAGGCCGTATtcctaaggcaaatacagaccgcgtcactcctcgcccccgcaatgctgcacgtgcttcaccctgagctctatccgagtgggctgtgcggtgtttgtgcagcgggtccggcggaccaatgacacatcatgtgggactgcgCCAGGTTCCCGAcagcagctacctccaggacataCCCACCCGAACTTCAAactgcactgcagtctgcagacaaggtctcacaactatgggccgtccagcaggcccggggtgcgctcgaaaagcacaagccccatgacccactacaaacgggcccaactggggtagtgcagagtagggtataaccccgggtcgacgcttggccagcgtcacgacgcgttaaaccgtcgtttgccggcacttttttaaagttatccctatccctATCCTGAACTGAAAGGATGCAGTTGAATCGGCGGGACCCTTAGGCTGCGCAAAATGTTGCATATTCTTGACAGCGGTTTTCTCGGATCAAGTTCGGATAAGAGGGTCAGCCATTTATTCCCGTGCGGCTTGTACAGGTGGTGCTGGACATGTCCTTGGAGTCGCCTAGCGTCACCAATGTTATGAAAAGGCTACGGAAATCACCTTGTTAGCAAGTACTTCAGCGCTACGTTGGAAATGGTAGCGCTGGCTGCGCAGGACTTAGCGTGTCTGTGGGACAGGTAGGTCGTGACGCTCTCAAACGGTTGAATATGAAGACATACGTTAATTTAGGTTACATAATAAATGGCATCTAACAACTAATTCCCATATTTCTGCGCAAGGTGGAGCTGTAATTCCACcccaaagagaaaaaaagtgcttcTTCCTAGTGAAAGAGACAGGgagtaaaaaaaaacttcaattttCAACAAGCGCTTTTTCTTCCGTTTACATGATACACAACAGATGCAAGTTCTATTTACGTGTGCAATCTATTCACGCCGCTCTTAAAGCTTTGTATATACTTCTGTACATACGAATCTAGATATTAAGATAATCAAATTCAGCTTGTTCCTTTGTGTTTTCAAATGTACGTACTACGCCGTaagatgatcatcatcatcatggtattgatgatgatgatgaaatggcaTTTCCTTTCAAACGGGACGATGAAAAgcagtcgcctagcctgcttgaattaaacTCGAATGTCATGCATGTTTtttcattgcatcaatatttgTACATCTCCATAATCTTCTTTTCCTTCAAGACTTCTCCATCTGCCTTGCACCGCTACGTGTGCAGCtcctacatggcgtgccacctggtgtaataatatgcaactgcaatcgAAAAGGTGCACGTACAAACGCTACGCGGCGCGAATCTCACATTGCAAGGCAAGTGGCAAGTTACGatgccaatgatgatgatgatgatctactGGCATCCCCTGATCTACTGGCTAGGTGAcgtagtcacctagccagctcgATTTAATCAGGTACATAATGCGTATTTTTTCTAGCATTCATGTACacatctctttaatctttttCTTCATCAAACCTTATTAAACTGCCCTGTACTGCTACATGTGCACCTGCTACATGGCGCTCTACCTGGCGTAACAATATGAAATCGCAATGAAAAACgtgtacgtatcgacgctacgcagtGCACATGTCCCATCGCGTGTTTACAGGGCATTTATTCGCTGTATACTAACAGGCGCTGGCGGGACTTTACACTGTCGTCTTATGTGCCCTACCCTGCTGCGTCGAAGACACCACGATGCGCGAAATACCACCATTACAGTAATAACACAGAGACATGCGTTGGAACGTATGCTAAGAAGCTTCGTGGTAGACCACCAGTGGACGATGACGCTATCGCTTACCACCTCATGGATGTGAGGTCGTAGATGCCTCTGGCGAAGCACCTGCTCAAGACCACCACGTGGATGAGACGCAAGTATCGCCAACTGCGGACACATGCAGCTACAGCAAGGGCTATTGAAGAACATACGGCGACCAACTGTGAAACTGACCCTTGTGCAATGTGGGCCGAATCACCACCTTTTCGGGAACAGCTTCATCCTGCCGAGGATACTGATATCACTGAGGCGACCAAGAAGTGTCCAGCACCGGTGGATGATTTGGAGTGCTCTGGGAAAGAGCCCAGGTTCGTCGAGGCGAAGGCGAAGAAACCTCTTCATGAAGCCCCTCTGAGTGAAAATGCCGCTGCAGCTCAACTAGTTCGTGCAGCTGTGACTACGCAAAGGGGCGGGACAAGCAAAACAAATATAGCAGCGCTACGTGTAGGCACTGCGCCTCAGTTGTTAAAAAATGGCGGACGCCCTTCCCTTAACGTTTGCAACACTGAATGTCCTTGGCTTACCTAATAAGCGGCGACAGGGTCAGTTGTTACACTTGTTGCGCAGCCGAGCGTTATATATAATTGCAATTCAGGAAATAAAAATTGACTCCGATTAGACGCAGTGGCAGCTGTGGCTCCATTTCTTTCGGAGTATGAAGTATGTGTCAGTAACGCGATAGGTGTCTCTACAGGATGTATGCTATTTGTGaggaaaacgcagcagtgcaACGTGTTGGAACTGTGCACTGACAGGGAAGGGTGCCTCGTATATATGGTGTGACGTCAATTAAGAAAGGCAAGTTTGGAGGTTTCTTTGCGTGTACGCGCCGTGTAGAGCACCTGACAGGGTGGACTATTTTCTATAATTCACGCAGAATCCACGCACTGACCGTGTATTGGTTTCTTAGGTGACTTTAATTGTTTGTGTAGTGCGCAAGATCGACCGTCTACACAGCAGCGCTACGATACCACTGTAGACGTTTTGAGTACCATGATATGTGACTACCAGCTTGTTGATGTAGGGGAACGCCAAAAAGTCTAATTTCGCTACACACACTTTCAAGGTACACTTCATGCAATCTTCTATCGGATTTATGTATGATTACTTATCCTGCAAAGACTATATGACTATAATGTTCAACCTGTGTTCTTCAGTGTTCATTGTTTGGTGTCGGTTTCTTTTGGCAACCGGTAACTGAAAAGTTCGCGGATGAGCTGGTATTTATGAAAAATGAGTAATGTCACTCTCACATGTATAAGTCTTTTCTAAAGCGTGTCCGGGAAATTCTAGTATTCAAGTTTAAGTCGCAGTTCTTTATCTCTCTTTGCGCAGTGGTAGATATTCAAGCAAGAAGTTCAAATAATAGCCATTGAAGAAGCTTCCATGTTGTCATTtgagaaaaaaaactaaattataaAATAGTGCAAGTTGCTAGACCAGCTACACGAACACCAATGCCTGCATCCTGGTAAGCACATTGAATATATTTACAACATCAAGGCACAAATGCTGACAATGGACATTTATATATGTAGAAGTGCACTAGTACGAGCGCGTATTCGTAGGTATTTGGAGCAACAGCCAGGTAGGCGTTCACTTGGTGATGAGCGTCGACATGTTCTGTCGAACCAAGCGCTCGAGATAGAGTATGCCGGAGCGATTGTTAATGACCAGGCCAGAATAATGAAAGCGTTAACGAATCATCGTGAAAATATTTTTCTGTGTCATAACCTTAATAATAGTGAAGATGTAACGGAAAAAAATTGTTTCGTTGCTGCCACAGTCCAGTTAAGAAGAATGTGATGATGTTGTAAGAGATATATGCATCACAGATGTTGAAGCAACCATTGCTTCGCTAGTTAAAGGCAAAGCTCCTGGGTCTGACTGCTTGAATGCAGTATTTTATCAGTGCTTTCTCTATACATTAACGCCTTAacgttaagggctccgtgtcgtagaaaatctggtgtcggtgtACGGCGTACCACGTGTGGCGTCCAGTCGCATTGGCAAAAAAAGAATCTGGAACCAActcccgaaccacgcatacccaaccaacCTTCTACCAGCAAAGTTGCTCACATCTTGTCTTtcgttctttacaaagttatttttCAGAGTTTTGAGAACAGCAGCGCGCAAACAAATGTAACGGAAATACAAACACTAACAGCGCATATCTTATATGTTAGTTCTTCTCAGACTGAAGCCGGTAATAGCTCACGCTGTAAATGtattgcaacatttttttttcagaccatGTTCTTGTCGACGTGCCGGAAGAGTCTATTTATACCAGGAGACATTGACGGATTCATTACAGAAGTTGTTGGCGCATTTTCAGTAGCGTCTCAGCTCGCTCCTATCAGAGAACGCTGGAAAGCACCGTGGACGACTGGCTCTTGAAGAAGTCCCATGACGTCATATCGCCATCTGGATCTCGCGCGATAGCAGAAACGTGATAAATAAAGGGCGCATTGAGAGGTGAATGAAACTTTTGCACCAATATTTTAAGAAAAATATGAAAGAATGATAGTTTGTTCATATTCACTTCAGATGACTGATGTCTCGCTGTCGAGTCGTCGTTTCTCATATTTGTGAAAAAATACTTCTTGAAGCACCGTTTCAACGTTCTGGCGGGACACTTTCTATTTTTAACATTGTCCTTGAATGCCTTTTCTCAGGCATGCTGCCATGAcattgcattattttattttattatgcttttttttcatattttcccttttctttccgGATAGAAGTAAACTTGTAATTATTCTGCCCTATTTTCATTCTATCCGACGTTTCTGCTAGCTACCATAGCGGGGACGCCGCCGCGTGATTTATAGAAACATCAAACCGACCCATACCTGAGAACGTGCCCATGGGGAGGAAAGAAGAAGAGCTGTTCCTGAGAGCGCCAGGGCCATCGGATTCAAGAGAGTCGATCACTACTGCTGCTTCAATCAATAGCAAGACCATCAACGATGTATCAGGTTATTCTGTAGACCTTTTGCAGAGCTTGCACTATTTTTACACTCTGCTGAACAGAATGTCATACACACAGACGAACAAGACGAACAAGACGACCAAGAAGTCAACCAGAAGAAAGAGGTCTGCCACCAAACCagaaactgcgacaacaaacgccgtcaAGGTCAGCAGACCAGAATCCACTGTAGCCACGACAGATGCAAAGGGACCGTCGCCTGGCTTCAGCGGCGTTCCTATGCCATCGGCCACGCTTGAAGAAATTGTCTGCGAGATCATGGACCACGGACGCTACCAGCATCGTATTATCCAATGTGCTGTTCTGGGTATGGCTGCGTTGCTCATGGAGGTTCTCGCGATGCGGGTCATCGCCCGGCGCGTGGACCACTGGTGCCGGCCTCCCATCGAATTGGCTTATCTCTCCGCTAACACCTGGAAAAACATGTCGATCCCTGTTGAGGCCGACGGCAACTACAGTCGGTGCACCGTTTACGTCACGACCATGCCAGTAAGCATTATCTGCGCCTATCGGGTGAAGTTTTTGTCAATGCGCACACGCTGTGCTTtagattgttttgtttttttttctcatatgtAAAGCGTTAGCTTGGGCTAGTTGTAGCTATGATCGATACCAGGCTCGTGTCTCACGTAAGTTTGTTCCACAAGAGCCAGTCAGCCACTACTCTGTCGAAGTCAGAAAGGAGCTCGCGTTGGACTTCCGATCACATTTGTCGCGTTTTTCTTCATCGTAATACTTCGCGGACTCGTTTGTGTAAGGCAGCATAGAGGCAGGCGAATGAACGTGAAAGGCTGGTTTGAACGGTATAGTCGCGGGGTTCGAGCTGCCAGAGTTAAAATAAATAAGTGAAAGAAACAACAGGAAGGCGTAGCCCGGTTAAGTACTGCGCGTCGAGTGTTCAGTACGTTGCACGAGCAGCACAGGTTCTTTTCAATGCAATGACGGAAGAATGCAGTTGTAAATGGAATGAACTGATCTGCGGGTCTAAAGTGTTGCAGGACTAATTATAAATCATCAGAGTCCATTAGTCAATTATTGGCAGTCACTTGCGCTTTACAGCGATGGCTGGTATCGCCTGGTTGAAGCTAGTACAACAGAACTGAATGAATCTGAGGTcggcggcgcacgcgagctctccttttcaatcctcagacttgttatcaggcatgcgacgcagctcgCTGAGTGAGCGGATGAGATTGCAACGACgtggaacgtggtgtgacgtcataccaaaggAGGCGGAAGAAAGACATGGCGCTGCGCAGCGACGGAACACCTGtagctcggtgctactagtggcgcatgtgcACTAGTGGCTAGGgagcgagagacagagagagagatatcCCAGACGAGgcacgcgttgtgacgtcatgtgcctcctcggagcaccgtcacggcgaaatcgcaagttcacgGCGAAAACAAAATCTGCGCTGAATACAGCCGTGCGGCGGTCGCGCGCGGAATTGAACATATTGGCGCAAATATCGTTACTTGTATAACTCCGTTTACAACATCAGgggcaacgctgtggaggctagagtgACTTTTTGCAGTCGTTGCGTCCATGCTTAGAAATACTTCGATGTTCTTGGTAGCCATTGTGCGAACCTTTGTATGGACTAAGTTTGAAAGGAAAAATGTTTTAATACTTAGAAACAAACTGCGGTATACGGCTATCTGATGCGTTGTTTTTCAATTTGTTTTTCGTTACGCTCCTTTTCGGCTTTTTTATTAGCAGCCCATTACGGCAGCCTCAAGTGCGTGCTGGCTTGCGTGGAACAAACGCCGTTGGTGTGCAGTGAAGCCTGGAAGGACCACGTAGAGTGATACATTTTCGTACCGAACTGCTTGCATAGCTTCCACAGTGATGTCTGAAACTGAGTATAGGTTCTCGACGCCTGGTCGAAATCGTGACAATTTGGTGCTGCGTTCAGTGGCCCAGTTAGGAGCGGTACATGCCATAGACTTCATCGTGTATGTACTTAGCTTAATAAATTGAAATGAGAACCGGGATAACTTAACGATTCCATTTAAATGCCATTCATTTCCGCGCTTCATTAGTGTTTATAGCGGGACTTTGGCTCCGTTGTCATCGGGATCAGACTAACGTGAACGCTGAACGATACGAAAGGAAGAGAATCGACCGAGATAAATTTGTATTTTGTCCGGGTCAGCATTCACAATGTTTAGCGTCAAAAGACTATGGAGTTTGTATCTCTCTTTTACCAGAAAGAGGAAAGTCGGACAtgcaagagaaaagaagggagcaGCTCTCCATGCAAAAGTGTAGTAATCTGCTTACACAAAGTCCAACATTATGCACTTTGGTGCATTATGCACATTACATACATTTACGCGCTGTACATACATCTGCGCCACATCCGGTAGAACCACTTGTCGAAGCCCATCCGTCATAGGAACTCCGACACTGCACTTATCACGCGTCGGCGAACATGCTTGCACTAGAATAAAATTCATCTCAAGTACAGAGGCCGAAATGAGAACGTTTTGTTTGC is a window from the Dermacentor variabilis isolate Ectoservices chromosome 3, ASM5094787v1, whole genome shotgun sequence genome containing:
- the LOC142576225 gene encoding E3 ubiquitin-protein ligase MARCHF3-like; amino-acid sequence: MSHLAEEGASPMACSGNCGIRPVAPSAFICDLDHGSGVHSSSGALSTGSPPSAIVPMEALLGTAADSAEQDATYASWPQEVDSTTPAFDDRSSASASQRRASAESLSLSNSSDGSPTCRICFFGDAKQPLLEPCNCRGTIGFVHRDCLERWIQRTVDPQCQVCHFHFTVRKQAKPAWRLLFDVEARRPVLGYVVLGALFALSIAFIFTLAWLYAVCLPTRVGDKLAATVVVLLAVQNVLWLYFPFVSFTYSYKAFKKWHEDSTCLKLVLSTDETSGAAWSNLRFWRAGGGSRDPVLSCGGAQ